One genomic window of Salvia miltiorrhiza cultivar Shanhuang (shh) chromosome 4, IMPLAD_Smil_shh, whole genome shotgun sequence includes the following:
- the LOC131023222 gene encoding uncharacterized protein LOC131023222: MKQGKEFSVSKSDSRRVYFKCKHSDTCPFKLHASSQDGAIWGVYKFTNEHSCDSELGRVARIKAPAKVVAAYLAQKIHDDCEILKPKAIQLELRRKFGVQIKYDVALRARNRATEMVYGRHDQSFEMLPKYLYMLRQSNPGPMVEWEVDDDGRFKHLFVALAASATPFMFILRPVIVVDGTHLKGKNRGILFVAVTKDGNESLFPLAYGVGPKENDESWTYFMSRIRRVYGQADPLLIVSDQHISIANAIRNELPNAIHGLCYYHLQNNLKHYGKAVVEVYRQAAFAYEKSDFNRAMNALKVMKRAAYDKLMGIGPEKWAHCCGQEDFLSARC; this comes from the exons atgaagcaggGCAAGGAATTTTCTGTCAGCAAATCAGACAGCAGACGAGTCTACTTCAAATGCAAGCATTCAGATACGTGCCCCTTCAAGCTCCATGCATCGTCACAAGATGGAGCCATTTGGGGAGTGTATAAGTTCACCAATGAGCACTCATGCGACAGTGAGCTAGGGCGCGTAGCGCGAATAAAAGCCCCTGCAAAAGTCGTCGCAGCATATCTAGCACAGAAAATACACGACGATTGCGAGATCTTGAAGCCGAAGGCAATCCAGCTGGAGCTGCGACGTAAGTTTGGCGTACAGATCAAGTACGATGTTGCATTGCGAGCCCGTAATCGAGCCACTGAGATGGTTTATGGTCGACATGATCAGTCCTTCGAGATGCTGCCCAAGTACTTATACATGTTGAGACAATCCAATCCCGGTCCGATGGTGGAGTGGGAAGTTGACGATGATggccgattcaaacacttatttgTTGCTCTTGCAGCTTCGGCTACCCCTTTCATGTTCATCTTACGCCCAGTGATTGTCGTCgacggcacacacttgaagggcaagaataggggtattttgtttgttgcagtGACGAAGGACGGCAACGAGAGTTTGTTCCCACTCGCGTATGGTGTTGGCCCGAAAGAAAACGATGAATCATGGACTTATTTCATGTCACGCATTCGACGTGTTTATGGCCAAGCCGATCCACTTTTGATTGTCTCTGATCAACATATCTCCATTGCCAATGCTATCAGGAATGAGTTACCAAATGCAATCCACGGCCTATGCTACTACCATTTGCAAAATAACCTGAAGCATTACGGTAAGGCAGTGGTCGAGGTGTATCGACAAGCTGCATTTGCGTACGAGAAGTCCGACTTCAATAGGGCTATGAATGCCCTAAAGGTTATGAAGAGAGCCGCGTACGATAAACTAATGGGGATTGGGCCGGAGAAGTGGGCTC ATTGTTGTGGGCAAGAAGACTTCCTATCTGCTCGATGTTAG
- the LOC131020072 gene encoding uncharacterized protein LOC131020072 translates to MPWLRATVIASTLPLYFPPKLLRRNCPTLRRFLSLSSPKPLPLFSTLRPLCSTSAAVESGTLSFSSVSSAAIEPCYLSCSFPEKKPLKVAVLLSGGVDSSVALRLLHAAGHSCTAFYLKIWFQEDFENFWSECPWEEDLRYAKAVCDQVDVPLEVVHLTDEYWNNVVSYIIDEYRYGRTPNPDVLCNTRVKFGAFVDAISGMSFDYIASGHYAMVVHPDSANKDEPSALRLSKDMVKDQTYFLSHLLQSQLKGLIFPLGCIQKEEVRRLAKIFGLPNQDRKDSQGICFLGKIKFSEFVARHIGEEEGVILEAETGYFLGNHRGFWFYTIGQRQGLRLPGGPWYVVEKDVENNVVFVSRNYFSVDKRRRQFRVGSLRWFSGSPPRQITQIQCKVRHGPKLYSCDLAIEVDGDGHAIGVVKLSEDDQGLAAGQFAAFYQESTCIGSGVILESWDDQGFPVCAKALEIAKTKDKSKLGKPIKIKVAEHSKKEEEPNNHQSNSCPQ, encoded by the exons ATGCCGTGGTTGAGGGCAACGGTGATTGCATCTACTTTGCCTCTCTACTTCCCACCTAAACTCCTCCGCCGTAATTGCCCCACTCTCCGCCGCTTTCTCTCTCTGTCCTCTCCCAAACCCCTGCCACTCTTTTCCACTCTGAGGCCGCTCTGTTCTACCTCCGCCGCCGTAGAGTCGGGAACCTTATCTTTTTCATCAGTTTCTTCCGCCGCCATTGAACCCTGCTACTTATCGTGTTCATTTCCAGAAAAGAAACCTCTCAAAGTTGCTGTTCTCCTCAGCGGCGGCGTAGACAGCAGCGTCGCTCTCCGCCTACTCCACGCCGCTGGCCATTCCTGCACCGCCTTCTACCTCAAGATCTGGTTCCAA gAAGACTTTGAGAACTTCTGGTCTGAGTGCCCATGGGAAGAAGATTTGAGATATGCAAAAGCCGTTTGTGATCAG GTTGATGTACCTCTGGAAGTTGTCCATTTGACGGATGAATACTGGAATAATGTG GTGTCCTACATAATAGATGAGTATCGATATGGCCGGACTCCAAACCCAGATGTCCTCTGTAATACAAGAGTAAAATTCG GTGCATTCGTGGATGCCATAAGTGGTATGTCATTTGATTACATTGCCTCTGGACATTATGCAATGGTTGTTCACCCAGATAGTGCTAATAAAGATGAGCCATCTGCTTTGAGATTGTCAAAAGATATG GTTAAGGATCAAACATACTTTCTTTCACATCTTTTACAGTCACAGCTTAAAGGACTTATCTTCCCTCTTGGATGCATCCAAAAG GAAGAAGTGCGTCGGCTTGCCAAAATATTTGGATTACCCAACCAAGATAGAAAGGATTCACAAGGAATATGCTTTCTAGGAAAG ATCAAGTTCAGCGAATTTGTTGCTAGACACATTGGAGAGGAGGAAGGTGTGATACTAGAAGCTGAGACAGGATATTTCCTCGGGAATCACCGGGGATTTTGGTTCTATACAATTGGCCAACGTCAAGGGTTACGTCTTCCTGGTGGACCTTG GTACGTTGTGGAAAAAGATGTTGAAAATAATGTAGTATTTGTATCAAGAAACTATTTTTCAGTTGACAAAAGAAGACGCCAATTTCGTGTTGGGTCCTTGAGATGGTTTAGTGGTTCTCCTCCAAGGCAGATAACTCAAATTCAGTGCAAG GTTAGGCATGGGCCTAAGCTATACAGTTGTGATTTGGCTATAGAAGTTGATGGAGATGGCCATGCAATCGGCGTTGTCAAATTGTCCGAAGACGATCAAGGTCTGGCAGCCGGACAGTTTGCTGCCTTCTACCAGGAGTCAACTTGTATTGGATCTGGTGTGATCTTGGAGTCGTGGGATGATCAGGGCTTTCCCGTTTGTGCCAAGGCTCTAGAGATTGCAAAAACGAAAGATAAGTCGAAGCTTGGGAAGCCAATAAAGATAAAAGTCGCAGAACATAGTAAGAAAGAGGAGGAACCTAATAATCATCAGTCAAACAGCTGCCCACAATGA
- the LOC131020073 gene encoding uncharacterized protein LOC131020073, producing MEKWFSERLRAAQQIEQGLTAEAGKRVAIEVQKSRRYTAQRLSGMKYKVQTADRSFKVDLEKKKCECRVFQLDQLPCSHSIAAISEAGDTIAEYVDSYYTNEFLIDTYSREVNNLPPRRQWLVPEHIAEQVVLSLIVKGQSGRPKEGRHRGGGEGSSTQADESSSIRRRKPKKCSICHEEGHSKRTCAGRATEPRE from the exons ATGGAGAAATGGTTCAGCGAGCGACTAAGGGCTGCACAACAAATCGAGCAAGGCTTGACTGCTGAGGCCGGTAAAAGGGTAGCTATTGAAGTCCAAAAAAGTCGTCGATACACTGCACAAAGGTTGAGTGGCATGAAGTATAAGGTGCAAACTGCTGACAGAAGCTTTAAGGTGGATCTGGAGAAGAAAAAATGCGAATGTCGAGTATTCCAGCTAGACCAACTGCCCTGTTCTCATTCAATCGCTGCAATAAG tGAGGCCGGTGATACGATCGCGGAGTATGTAGACTCGTACTACACGAACGAATTTCTTATCGATACTTACTCTCGCGAAGTTAATAATCTCCCGCCGAGACGCCAGTGGTTGGTTCCCGAGCACATCGCTGAGCAGGTTGTATTATCTCTGATTGTAAAAGGTCAATCGGGGCGCCCAAAAGAAGGAAGACATCGAGGTGGTGGTGAAGGCAGCAGCACACAAGCAGATGAGTCTTCTAGTATCAGGCGTCGTAAACCAAAGAAGTGCAGCATCTGCCATGAAGAAGGACACAGCAAGAGAACGTGCGCTGGCAGGGCGACTGAGCCTAGGGAGTAG
- the LOC131020074 gene encoding uncharacterized protein LOC131020074 has protein sequence MCFFLCGARVRFSPADYALVTGLNFGGSRFDATLQHDCSRVEAYRRFCGTRSMTIQSLIKRVCDLDHRVDDEDGSLYLRAVLVCVAHTLVLGLDTRVQPWLWVLVDDLATFDRFPWGAYSYKMLCHYTHEIGTGEKYHFYGPSWALYVWALERVPGFGHMVAASSGDPTAHPRCLRWNFRGKPRLHGLRDLFEGQGGVLPLEPDGDDLSNHYFISALTPGELSVSFRPPDNPLARGVQFPQQTGARVMEERGDEEDVPRQPRMTRSHSVRGPVRDARPHEPARHSVDPGKRPAPHTSSSSSESRTVSSPSEGEVDRKWVKKTIRQEIKKAFDKFVDKLKGKGKKDRCKKSKHFPVPDSPDDDDQRRSPDDYQPRSPPQRRSPPPSASGPDASGPSVSRPCDDDPRDEEPRHPETQAEQSRPSDYAHSRPAETPDYNEQWRAINQSVQGDYTPTEQTFDWSTQVYPH, from the exons ATGTGCTTCTTTCTGTGTGGAGCACGAGTCAGATTTTCCCCTGCGGACTACGCATTAGTGACTGGGCTCAATTTCGGGGGATCGAGGTTCGATGCGACATTACAGCACGACTGCAGTCGCGTGGAGGCATACCGACGATTCTGCGGTACGCGAAGCATGACCATACAGTCGCTTATCAAACGCGTGTGCGATTTGGATCATCGAGTGGATGATGAGGATGGGAGCCTGTACCTTCGTGCTGTCCTCGTGTGTGTGGCTCACACCCTTGTTCTTGGGTTGGATACGCGGGTACAGCCGTGGCTTTGGGTTTTGGTGGATGATCTGGCTacatttgatagattcccctggGGCGCGTATTCGTATAAGATGTTATGCCATTATACGCATGAGATAGGAACCGGCGagaagtatcacttctacggtccttcgtgggctttatatgTCTGGGCATTGGAGCGCGTCCCGGGCTTCGGACACATGGTCGCAGCATCTAGCGGTGATCCGACAGCGCACCCTCGGTGTTTGAGATGGAATTTCAGGGGTAAGCCCCGGCTTCACGGTCTGCGCGATCTATTCGAGGGACAG GGTGGTGTCCTGCCCCTGGAGCCCGATGGTGACGATCTGTCGAATCACTACTTCATATCAGCGCTGACACCGGGCGAACTCTCGGTGAGCTTCAGGCCCCCCGACAACCCATTAGCTCGGGGTGTCCAATTTCCACAGCAGACCGGAGCCCGTGTTATGGAGGAGCGCGGGGACGAGGAGGATGTACCTAGACAACCTCGTATGACTCGCAGTCACAGTGTTCGGggccctgtgagggatgctcgaccccacgagccggctcgtcattcagtAGATCCGGGCAAGCGCCCAGCGCCGCATACTTCTTCATCGTCGAGCGAATCTCGGACTGTATCCAGTCCCAGCGAGGGTGAGGTGGACCGTAAGTGGGTGAAGAAGACGATCCGTCAGGAGATTAAGAAGGCCTTCGATAAATTCGTGGATAAACTGAAGGGCAAGGGTAAAAAGGATAGGTGCAAGAAGAGCAAACATTTCCCAGTGCCCGACTCCCCTGATGATGATGACCAGCGACGGTCCCCTGATGATTACCAGCCACGGTCTCCTCCACAGCGACGGTCTCCTCCACCCAGTGCTTCAGGGCCCGACGCTTCAGGGCCAAGCGTTTCACGTCCCTGCGACGACGACCCCCGCGATGAGGAACCACGCCATCCAGAGACCCAGGCAGAGCAGTCACGCCCTTCAGATTATGCCCATTCCCGCCCAGCAGAGACCCCGGATTACAACGAGCAGTGGCGGGCCATAAATCAGTCTGTTCAGGGCGACTACACACCGACAGAGCAGACTTTTGACTGGTCGACCCAGGTCTACCCTCATTGA